The following coding sequences are from one Diospyros lotus cultivar Yz01 chromosome 7, ASM1463336v1, whole genome shotgun sequence window:
- the LOC127805870 gene encoding probable glycosyltransferase At3g07620, with amino-acid sequence MKVAVQIQRLFHVKIQRLLLTIATVVEVVVVFQFLVSPNKNYISNLWDASNGSVVTVGNVTFSSSSKLTGIGVIHGIVNNSMASDSEGEGKDGDGTQMEGMEKDSYFQVDGVEEMDNSFQIDEDGQSSQEITSESSFDHDKSLRYVEARNINTSFSILGEVHSESSMESLRLVSQKIPPNVIADLDAGLRTPLSSIAGNASSAHNNTALVEIQPGHTNKELLGNTSTSPSNNSLVSVDLIMKGRRRRRKPTTISDMTLLLLQSLNSSSRPQRSSPRDRELQYARSQIQNAPVIRSSPELYASLFRNYSMFRRSYELMERMLKVYIYKEGEKPIFHQPRLKGIYASEGWFMQLIERNKQFVVRDPRKAHLFYLPFSSKNLRIALQQKQFTRDVDLEEYLKNYTDIIAKKYHFLNREKGADHFLVACHDWAPWLTRKSMGNFIRVLCNANVARDFRIGKDVSLPMTNIRSAQDPGQDLGGKPPSQRTILAFFAGNMHGYLRPVLLQHWENKEPDMKISGPMPRDREGTKYRESMKSSKYCVCARGTGVHSPRVVEAIYHECVPVIISDNYEPPFFEVLEWEAFSVFVLEKDIPNLRNILLSIPEDRYLAMQQRVKLVQQHFLWHRKPAKYDLFHMILHSVWYNRVLQVKL; translated from the exons ATGAAGGTTGCAGTTCAAATTCAAAGGTTGTTTCATGTGAAAATCCAGAGACTGCTCTTAACCATAGCAACAGTTGTTGAGGTGGTAGTTGTATTTCAGTTTCTAGTGTCCCCCAACAAAAACTATATATCCAATCTCTGGGATGCAAGCAACGGTTCAGTTGTTACAGTTGGGAATGTTACCTTCTCAAGCAGTTCAAAACTAACTGGTATCGGTGTAATTCATGGGATAGTTAATAACTCGATGGCTTCTGATTCTGAGGGTGAGGGAAAGGATGGGGATGGGACTCAAATGGAAGGAATGGAAAAGGACTCATATTTCCAAGTAGATGGCGTTGAAGAGATGGATAATTCTTTTCAAATAGATGAGGATGGACAATCGAGCCAAGAAATCACATCTGAGAGCAGTTTTGACCATGATAAGAGTTTAAGATACGTCGAGGCCCGAAACATAAACACCTCCTTTTCTATATTGGGGGAGGTTCACAGTGAGTCTAGTATGGAGTCCCTTAGACTAGTGTCACAAAAAATCCCCCCAAATGTGATAGCAGACTTGGATGCAGGTTTGAGAACTCCACTGTCTTCAATTGCGGGAAATGCATCTTCAGCACACAACAACACAGCACTTGTAGAAATCCAGCCTGGGCATACAAATAAAGAGCTGTTGGGAAATACTTCAACCTCTCCAAGCAATAATTCTTTGGTGTCTGTTGATCTTATTATGAAgggaaggaggaggaggcgtAAGCCAACAACAATATCTGATATGACTTTGTTATTGCTTCAGAGTTTGAATTCATCGTCG AGGCCACAACGGTCTTCTCCACGCGACAGGGAACTTCAGTATGCAAGATCACAGATTCAGAATGCTCCTGTTATACGGAGTAGTCCAGAACTTTATGCTTCTCTTTTCAGAAATTATTCCATGTTTAGAAG GAGCTACGAATTGATGGAACGCATGCTCAAAGTTTATATCTACAAGGAAGGAGAGAAGCCAATATTCCATCAACCACGGTTGAAGGGTATTTATGCTTCTGAAGGATGGTTTATGCAATTGATAGAGCGAAATAAGCAATTTGTTGTAAGGGATCCCCGAAAAGCTCACCTGTTTTATTTACCTTTTAGCTCAAAAAATCTCAGGATTGCTCTTCAGCAAAAACAATTCACCCGTGATGTGGACTTGGAGGAATACCTGAAGAACTACACAGATATAATTGCCAaaaagtatcattttttgaacAGAGAGAAAGGAGCAGATCATTTTCTGGTTGCTTGTCATGATTGG GCACCTTGGTTGACGAGAAAGAGTATGGGGAATTTCATCAGAGTTCTTTGCAATGCCAATGTTGCCAGAGACTTCAGAATAGGCAAGGATGTATCTCTGCCAATGACAAATATCCGCTCTGCACAGGATCCCGGGCAAGATCTTGGGGGGAAACCCCCCTCGCAGAGGACAATATTGGCCTTCTTCGCGGGAAACATGCATGGTTATCTGCGTCCAGTCCTGCTCCAGCATTGGGAAAACAAGGAACCTGATATGAAGATCTCCGGTCCCATGCCACGCGATAGGGAGGGAACCAAGTACAGGGAGTCCATGAAAAGCAGCAAGTATTGCGTTTGCGCTAGGGGTACTGGAGTCCACTCACCACGCGTGGTTGAAGCCATATACCACGAGTGTGTCCCGGTGATCATATCAGACAACTACGAGCCTCCATTCTTTGAAGTGCTGGAATGGGAGGCGTTTTCTGTGTTCGTTTTGGAGAAAGACATCCCAAATCTGAGGAACATACTTCTCTCGATACCAGAAGATCGGTATTTGGCGATGCAGCAGAGAGTGAAGCTGGTGCAGCAGCATTTCCTTTGGCACAGAAAGCCGGCAAAGTATGACTTGTTTCATATGATCCTTCACTCAGTCTGGTACAACAGAGTTCTTCAGGTGAAACTCTAA
- the LOC127805869 gene encoding CRS2-associated factor 1, chloroplastic, whose protein sequence is MALKTLIQFPVFAPPNPTRHRPVTEIRFSRWNNANAEKFIRHERPQKEIEDELRRLKRFNSAQKISNIPENAAAPAAADTFRSTGTRSAPSRPSIPGKASKYSKNPRQTHPAFRRFSKAVKAPADTEKADARLELSDDGVSYVLPDAPFPFQYSYTETPKVKPLKLREPPVAPFGPSTMPRPWTGRKPLAPSKKKLEFDSFQLPPPHKKGVKPVQAPGPFLPGSGPKYVQSREEILGEPLTKEEIDELVKSSMKSQRQLNMGRDGLTHNMLDNIHAHWKRRRVCKIKCKGVCTVDMDNVRQQLEEKTGGKVVYNRGGVIYLFRGRNYNYKTRARFPLMLWKPVTPVYPRLIQRAPEGLTLEEASEMRKKGRTLTPICKLGKNGVYSNLVKNVREALEACELVRINCQGMNGSDYHKIGAKLKDLVPCVLISFEREHILMWRGRDWKSSLPKLENNSQPKNSEANGAISSVTHLGGKEVSASSIPESEEHTSVATLSSSTSPTSSEDVGMVECEGASVEPDQFVEVNDSSSLVSFSVLNEKNISASENQRTPTGSVGAGSELLTESNRGQTMAHGAGCDTDGSTSVSMEYDDISFETISSCGNQLKPPSVVPAARDKLQEDVPETSQTLSDTKMLSPHWTEGIRALCNEAIENGAAVILDDSSLDADIVYTRAVALAKSAPPGPAFRHRSRKQAVPKFEKQRSGDMEVKEVMIVSEKQGSERKSLRNQRMKDIQEDYPDVVPQGSLRVDELAKLLA, encoded by the exons ATGGCGCTGAAAACCCTAATTCAGTTCCCAGTTTTCGCGCCACCGAACCCGACACGCCACCGTCCGGTCACCGAAATCCGCTTCTCGCGTTGGAACAACGCCAACGCTGAGAAGTTCATCCGCCACGAGCGCCCCCAGAAGGAAATCGAAGACGAACTTCGCCGCCTCAAGCGCTTCAACTCCGCCCAAAAAATCTCCAATATTCCCGAAAATGCCGCCGCCCCCGCCGCGGCGGACACCTTCAGGTCCACGGGAACCCGGTCCGCGCCTTCTCGCCCCTCGATTCCCGGCAAAGCTTCGAAGTACTCCAAAAACCCTAGACAAACCCACCCGGCTTTTCGCCGGTTTTCCAAAGCGGTAAAAGCTCCGGCCGACACCGAAAAGGCCGACGCCCGCTTGGAATTAAGCGACGACGGAGTGTCGTACGTCCTTCCCGACGCTCCATTCCCGTTTCAGTACAGTTACACTGAGACGCCGAAGGTGAAGCCGCTGAAGCTGCGCGAGCCGCCAGTGGCGCCATTCGGGCCGAGCACGATGCCGCGGCCGTGGACGGGGCGGAAGCCGCTGGCGCCGAGCAAGAAGAAACTGGAATTTGATTCGTTTCAGCTTCCACCGCCTCATAAAAAGGGCGTCAAGCCGGTGCAGGCGCCGGGGCCGTTCTTGCCGGGGTCCGGCCCGAAGTATGTCCAGTCAAGGGAGGAGATATTGGGAGAGCCATTGACGAAGGAGGAAATTGATGAGCTCGTGAAGAGTAGTATGAAATCCCAGCGGCAATTGAATATGG GGAGAGATGGCTTGACACACAACATGTTGGACAACATCCATGCACATTGGAAGCGAAGGAGGGTCTGCAAGATAAAATGCAAAGGGGTGTGCACCGTTGACATGGACAATGTGCGCCAACAGTTAGAG GAAAAAACAGGAGGGAAGGTCGTATATAACAGAGGCGGGGTCATATACCTATTCCGTGGTAGAAATTATAACTATAAAACTCGGGCACGCTTTCCTCTTATGCTGTGGAAGCCAGTTACGCCTGTATATCCAAGGCTGATTCAGAGAGCGCCCGAGGGACTTACATTGGAAGAAGCAAGTGAGATGCGCAAGAAGGGGCGCACATTAACACCAATATGCAAGCTTG GGAAAAATGGTGTATATTCTAACCTAGTGAAAAATGTTAGAGAGGCATTAGAGGCATGTGAGTTGGTGCGAATTAATTGCCAAGGGATGAATGGAAGTGACTACCATAAAATAGGTGCCAAACTCAAG GATCTAGTTCCATGTGTACTAATCTCATTTGAGCGTGAACACATACTCATGTGGAGAGGAAGAGATTGGAAGTCATCCCTCCCAAAACTAGAGAACAACTCGCAGCCTAAAAATTCAGAAGCTAACGGTGCAATTTCCTCTGTAACACATTTAGGTGGCAAAGAAGTTAGCGCATCGTCTATTCCAGAATCAGAAGAACATACTTCTGTTGCAACCCTAAGCTCAAGCACTTCTCCCACATCCAGTGAAGATGTTGGGATGGTGGAATGTGAGGGTGCAAGTGTTGAGCCTGATCAGTTTGTTGAAGTAAACGATTCATCATCTCTAGTTTCTTTCTCCGTTTTAAATGAAAAGAACATTAGTGCAAGTGAAAACCAAAGAACACCCACCGGCAGTGTCGGTGCTGGTTCTGAACTTTTAACTGAAAGCAACAGGGGCCAGACCATGGCTCATGGTGCTGGCTGTGATACTGATGGTTCAACTTCTGTGTCAATGGAGTATGACGACATCAGCTTTGAAACCATTAGCAGCTGTGGGAATCAGCTAAAACCTCCATCTGTGGTTCCTGCAGCTCGTGACAAGCTGCAAGAAGATGTACCAGAAACATCTCAAACTCTCAGTGACACAAAAATGCTAAGCCCACATTGGACAGAGGGAATTCGGGCACTCTGCAATGAAGCTATTGAGAATGGGGCTGCAGTTATTTTGGACGATTCTAGTTTAGATGCTGACATTGTTTATACAAGAGCAGTTGCTCTTGCCAAGTCTGCTCCACCCGGCCCTGCTTTCAGGCACCGATCCAGGAAGCAGGCAGTTCCGAAATTTGAGAAGCAAAGAAGTGGAGATATGGAGGTTAAAGAAGTTATGATAGTTTCTGAGAAGCAAGGAAGTGAGAGAAAGAGTTTGAGAAATCAAAGAATGAAGGATATACAGGAAGATTATCCTGATGTGGTTCCACAAGGAAGCCTGAGAGTAGATGAACTTGCAAAGCTACTAGCTTAA
- the LOC127805872 gene encoding sugar transport protein 14 isoform X1, producing MAGGGFANGGDSKRAHLYEYKITAYFIFACIVAALGGSLFGYDLGVSGGVTSMDDFLIEFFPKVYRRKHAHLKETDYCKYDNQILTLFTSSLYFAALVSTFGAEALTRKKGRRASILAGAVSFFLGGLMNAFAKNIAMLIVGRILLGIGIGFGNQAVPLYLSEMAPAKIRGAVNQLFQLTTCLGILIANFINYGTEKIHPWGWRLSLGLATVPATLMFVGGLFLPETPNSLVEQGRLEEGRRVLEKVRGTTNVDAEFADLLDASNVARAIKNPFRNLLKRKNRPQLVIGALAIPAFQQLTGNNSILFYAPVIFQSLGFGSGAALYSSALTSGALVIAALISMALVDKFGRRAFFLEAGAEMIACNVAVGITLAKEFGEGKMLPKGVGVLLVVLIFMFVLAYGRSWGPLGWLVPSELFPLETRSAGQSIVVCVNMIFTALIAQCFLASLCHLQYGIFLLFAGLIVIMSCFVFFLLPETKQVPIEEIHFLFENHWFWKRYVGSGDEDEKPVPPA from the exons ATGGCGGGCGGGGGATTCGCCAATGGAGGGGATTCAAAGAGGGCTCATCTCTACGAGTACAAGATTACTGCCTATTTCATCTTCGCTTGCATAGTTGCCGCTCTTGGAGGCTCTCTCTTCGGCTATGATCTCGGAGTTTCTG GTGGAGTTACTTCCATGGATGATTTCTTGATAGAATTCTTCCCAAAAGTTTACAGAAGGAAGCATGCGCATCTCAAGGAGACAGATTACTGCAAATATGACAACCAAATTCTCACCCTTTTCACATCGTCCCTATACTTTGCAGCTTTGGTCTCAACATTTGGAGCCGAAGCTCTTACCAGGAAGAAGGGCCGACGAGCCAGTATCCTTGCCGGAGCAGTCAGCTTCTTTCTGGGTGGACTCATGAATGCATTTGCAAAGAACATTGCAATGCTCATCGTCGGCAGAATCCTTCTCGGAATAGGTATAGGATTCGGTAACCAG GCTGTTCCTCTGTATCTTTCAGAGATGGCACCGGCAAAGATCCGAGGAGCAGTTAATCAGCTGTTCCAACTGACGACTTGCCTGGGAATTCTCATCGCGAACTTCATCAACTATGGGACCGAAAAGATCCATCCTTGGGGGTGGAGATTGTCCCTCGGCCTGGCTACAGTCCCGGCTACTCTGATGTTTGTTGGCGGGCTCTTCCTCCCGGAGACCCCCAATAGTCTGGTGGAACAGGGGAGACTCGAAGAAGGAAGGCGAGTGTTGGAGAAAGTGCGAGGCACAACAAACGTTGATGCAGAGTTTGCTGATCTTCTCGATGCAAGCAATGTGGCACGGGCCATCAAGAACCCGTTCAGGAATCTCCTGAAGCGAAAGAATCGCCCACAGTTGGTGATCGGTGCTCTGGCAATTCCTGCTTTCCAGCAACTCACCGGCAACAACTCCATACTCTTCTATGCCCCGGTAATATTCCAGAGTTTGGGCTTTGGTTCGGGGGCTGCTCTCTATTCATCTGCCCTCACAAGCGGCGCACTGGTTATTGCTGCATTGATATCGATGGCATTGGTCGACAAGTTTGGTCGAAGAGCCTTCTTTTTGGAAGCTGGTGCTGAAATGATCGCCTGCAAT GTGGCTGTAGGCATTACTCTGGCCAAGGAATTTGGGGAAGGAAAGATGCTGCCAAAAGGCGTAGGCGTCCTCCTCGTCGTTCTGATCTTCATGTTCGTGCTAGCTTATGGAAGGTCGTGGGGTCCTCTCGGATGGTTGGTCCCTAGTGAGCTCTTTCCCCTCGAGACAAGGTCAGCCGGCCAAAGCATTGTCGTCTGTGTCAATATGATCTTCACAGCGCTTATCGCGCAGTGTTTCCTTGCATCGCTCTGCCACCTGCAATACGGGATCTTCTTGCTGTTTGCCGGCTTGATCGTCATAATGAGCtgcttcgtcttcttcttgttgCCAGAGACAAAGCAGGTTCCCATAGAAGAGATCCATTTTCTGTTCGAGAACCACTGGTTCTGGAAGAGATATGTTGGCTCTGGCGATGAGGATGAGAAGCCTGTGCCACCAGCATGA
- the LOC127805872 gene encoding sugar transport protein 14 isoform X2, giving the protein MDDFLIEFFPKVYRRKHAHLKETDYCKYDNQILTLFTSSLYFAALVSTFGAEALTRKKGRRASILAGAVSFFLGGLMNAFAKNIAMLIVGRILLGIGIGFGNQAVPLYLSEMAPAKIRGAVNQLFQLTTCLGILIANFINYGTEKIHPWGWRLSLGLATVPATLMFVGGLFLPETPNSLVEQGRLEEGRRVLEKVRGTTNVDAEFADLLDASNVARAIKNPFRNLLKRKNRPQLVIGALAIPAFQQLTGNNSILFYAPVIFQSLGFGSGAALYSSALTSGALVIAALISMALVDKFGRRAFFLEAGAEMIACNVAVGITLAKEFGEGKMLPKGVGVLLVVLIFMFVLAYGRSWGPLGWLVPSELFPLETRSAGQSIVVCVNMIFTALIAQCFLASLCHLQYGIFLLFAGLIVIMSCFVFFLLPETKQVPIEEIHFLFENHWFWKRYVGSGDEDEKPVPPA; this is encoded by the exons ATGGATGATTTCTTGATAGAATTCTTCCCAAAAGTTTACAGAAGGAAGCATGCGCATCTCAAGGAGACAGATTACTGCAAATATGACAACCAAATTCTCACCCTTTTCACATCGTCCCTATACTTTGCAGCTTTGGTCTCAACATTTGGAGCCGAAGCTCTTACCAGGAAGAAGGGCCGACGAGCCAGTATCCTTGCCGGAGCAGTCAGCTTCTTTCTGGGTGGACTCATGAATGCATTTGCAAAGAACATTGCAATGCTCATCGTCGGCAGAATCCTTCTCGGAATAGGTATAGGATTCGGTAACCAG GCTGTTCCTCTGTATCTTTCAGAGATGGCACCGGCAAAGATCCGAGGAGCAGTTAATCAGCTGTTCCAACTGACGACTTGCCTGGGAATTCTCATCGCGAACTTCATCAACTATGGGACCGAAAAGATCCATCCTTGGGGGTGGAGATTGTCCCTCGGCCTGGCTACAGTCCCGGCTACTCTGATGTTTGTTGGCGGGCTCTTCCTCCCGGAGACCCCCAATAGTCTGGTGGAACAGGGGAGACTCGAAGAAGGAAGGCGAGTGTTGGAGAAAGTGCGAGGCACAACAAACGTTGATGCAGAGTTTGCTGATCTTCTCGATGCAAGCAATGTGGCACGGGCCATCAAGAACCCGTTCAGGAATCTCCTGAAGCGAAAGAATCGCCCACAGTTGGTGATCGGTGCTCTGGCAATTCCTGCTTTCCAGCAACTCACCGGCAACAACTCCATACTCTTCTATGCCCCGGTAATATTCCAGAGTTTGGGCTTTGGTTCGGGGGCTGCTCTCTATTCATCTGCCCTCACAAGCGGCGCACTGGTTATTGCTGCATTGATATCGATGGCATTGGTCGACAAGTTTGGTCGAAGAGCCTTCTTTTTGGAAGCTGGTGCTGAAATGATCGCCTGCAAT GTGGCTGTAGGCATTACTCTGGCCAAGGAATTTGGGGAAGGAAAGATGCTGCCAAAAGGCGTAGGCGTCCTCCTCGTCGTTCTGATCTTCATGTTCGTGCTAGCTTATGGAAGGTCGTGGGGTCCTCTCGGATGGTTGGTCCCTAGTGAGCTCTTTCCCCTCGAGACAAGGTCAGCCGGCCAAAGCATTGTCGTCTGTGTCAATATGATCTTCACAGCGCTTATCGCGCAGTGTTTCCTTGCATCGCTCTGCCACCTGCAATACGGGATCTTCTTGCTGTTTGCCGGCTTGATCGTCATAATGAGCtgcttcgtcttcttcttgttgCCAGAGACAAAGCAGGTTCCCATAGAAGAGATCCATTTTCTGTTCGAGAACCACTGGTTCTGGAAGAGATATGTTGGCTCTGGCGATGAGGATGAGAAGCCTGTGCCACCAGCATGA